A DNA window from Lachancea thermotolerans CBS 6340 chromosome G complete sequence contains the following coding sequences:
- the HHF1 gene encoding histone H4 (highly similar to uniprot|P02309 Saccharomyces cerevisiae YBR009C HHF1 and highly similar to uniprot|P02309 Saccharomyces cerevisiae YNL030W HHF2, two identical histone H4 proteins; core histone required for chromatin assembly and chromosome function; contributes to telomeric silencing; N-terminal domain involved in maintaining genomic integrity), whose translation MSGRGKGGKGLGKGGAKRHRKILRDNIQGITKPAIRRLARRGGVKRISGLIYEEVRAVLKSFLESVIRDAVTYTEHAKRKTVTSLDVVYALKRQGRTLYGFGG comes from the coding sequence ATGTCCGGCAGAGGTAAAGGTGGTAAAGGTCTAGGTAAAGGTGGTGCTAAGCGTCACAGAAAGATTCTGAGAGACAACATCCAAGGTATCACCAAGCCTGCTATCAGAAGACTGGCCAGAAGAGGTGGTGTCAAGCGTATTTCCGGTTTGATCTACGAAGAAGTCAGAGCAGTCCTCAAGTCTTTCCTTGAGTCCGTTATTAGAGACGCTGTCACATACACTGAGCACGCTAAGAGAAAGACTGTCACTTCTTTGGATGTCGTTTACGCTCTAAAGAGACAAGGCAGAACCTTGTACGGTTTCGGTGGTTAA